A portion of the Punica granatum isolate Tunisia-2019 chromosome 7, ASM765513v2, whole genome shotgun sequence genome contains these proteins:
- the LOC116214686 gene encoding TMV resistance protein N-like isoform X1 gives MATEFGDSVSNKRGRDNASCSVFHKKWRHDVSGSYSHKGLTYDVFLSFRGEDTRHLFHCLEEKGVNAFIDNSLLRGEDISSQLIDTIRSSRISVVVLSRNYANSSWCLEELSEIMECRNKSIGQMVLPVFYDVDPSDVRKQTSCYGEAFAKHEAVKDKETVARWRAALTEVASLFGWDLTNYASGTEAKIVKKIAHRICNELNNAYLDVAKDPVGLRSRMIHINDHLNDPSDYVLFIVICGMGGIGKTTLAKAVFNQFFHSFEAKCFLANIRENSEQPNGLVHLQEQLLHDILRFQKIEVVNIDRGINVIKERLKSRRVLVVLDDVSHRDQLKALAREREWFGPGSRIIITTRDQDSVKEINANCIYKLPLLNNHESGQLFKQYAFRNCDPSEEFFELAKAVVSYCEGLPLALEVLGSYLLELSVEDWKSALHQLGRNPHSDIQMKLEISYHALGSEDDKKLFLDIACFFVGWDKNLVVKVLEACDLCVGLGLDVLSRRSLVKITKKNKLEMHDMIRDMGREIVRRESPQNPGKRSRLFSLNDILATLRNHSGTEQVEGLVSNYYLELAEKLDAKAFERMRLLRLLELNNLHVDGDFGLISKELRWLCWHGFPLDFLPDELYMENLVVLDMQYSKLRSTWKTNSKEMPRLRVLNLSYSHFLTKTPDFSGLSKLEELIMEDCKELKEIDRSIGCLKGLLLMNLKDCEKLKSIPDSICKVRTLQILDIRGCSNLMRLPDDFGNLESLTELLADGAPIMQSPLSFANLKNLSKLSLWGYSRQRSSSISALVWSWISRREAPKENNCLIASVCGLRSLTELRLINCNILDDANLDGIGSLQNLIQFEISGSHIRCLPGSISSLSNLQIFTVNYCPKLESLPDLPQKIIAVRAIGCQSLERISLPNSPVETGMCFWDCPRLAEISHSGVLNPFFLLSFKGCNKQLSAKLNELILKSWRGRELFVSGSNIPEWFEYQSTGPSIFFQLPACHSCKLNRIFVSYIICNHHATNSMIGHSRLFNTTRGKSKWSCLGYLPPFTNHISIFSISPEEIMEVYEGIEVVLDVEPHPHLITRAIGIHLEVEKCPSCSGIYIDDVEAGPSHGNSHDKYPHETETKPTTEITAVEQWLLRYCPV, from the exons ATGGCTACTGAGTTTGGAGATTCTGTTTCCAATAAACGAGGGAGGGACAATGCATCTTGCTCTGTTTTCCATAAGAAATGGAGGCACGATGTCTCTGGGTCTTATTCTCACAAGGGATTGACGTACGACGTCTTCCTGAGCTTCCGAGGTGAAGACACACGCCACCTCTTCCATTGCTTGGAGGAGAAAGGAGTCAATGCGTTCATAGATAACAGTCTTCTGAGAGGCGAAGACATATCATCACAGCTCATAGACACAATCAGGAGCTCCCGGATCTCGGTAGTGGTCCTCTCGAGAAACTATGCCAACTCAAGTTGGTGTCTTGAAGAACTCTCTGAGATCATGGAGTGTAGGAATAAGTCCATTGGGCAGATGGTCCTGCCTGTGTTTTACGATGTCGATCCTTCGGATGTTCGGAAGCAGACCAGTTGCTATGGAGAAGCATTTGCTAAGCATGAAGCGGTCAAAGATAAGGAGACCGTTGCTCGGTGGAGGGCTGCTCTCACTGAAGTCGCAAGTCTATTCGGCTGGGATCTGACAAACTATGCCAGCGG CACAGAGGCAAAGATTGTGAAGAAGATTGCACATAGAATATGCAATGAACTTAATAATGCATATCTAGATGTTGCAAAAGACCCTGTCGGCCTTAGATCTCGAATGATCCATATTAATGACCACCTAAATGACCCCTCTGATTATGTTCTATTTATCGTGATTTGTGGGATGGGAGGCATTGGGAAGACAACTCTTGCTAAGGCGGTTTTCAATCAGTTCTTCCACAGTTTTGAAGCTAAATGTTTTCTGGCCAACATTAGAGAAAATTCGGAGCAGCCTAATGGTCTGGTCCATCTACAAGAGCAGCTTCTTCATGATATTCTCAGGTTTCAGAAGATAGAAGTAGTAAATATTGACAGGGGAATCAATGTTATCAAGGAAAGACTGAAGAGTAGAAGGGTTTTGGTGGTTCTTGATGATGTAAGCCATCGAGACCAGTTGAAGGCACTTGCAAGAGAGCGTGAATGGTTTGGTCCCGGCAGTAGAATCATCATAACAACTAGGGACCAAGACTCGGTGAAGGAGATTAATGCGAATTGTATTTATAAGCTTCCACTGCTAAATAATCATGAATCAGGACAACTATTTAAGCAATACGCCTTTCGAAATTGTGATCCTAGTGAAGAATTTTTTGAGCTAGCAAAAGCTGTTGTAAGTTACTGTGAGGGCCTACCTTTGGCACTTGAAGTATTGGGTTCTTATTTGCTTGAACTAAGTGTGGAAGATTGGAAGAGCGCACTTCACCAATTAGGAAGAAATCCTCACAGCGACATACAAATGAAACTTGAAATAAGCTATCATGCGCTTGGGAGTGAAGATGATAAGAAATTATTCCTCGACATCGCTTGCTTCTTTGTTGGTTGGGATAAGAATCTTGTGGTCAAGGTATTAGAGGCTTGTGACTTATGTGTTGGGCTGGGGCTTGATGTCCTCTCCAGGAGGAGCCTTGTCAAAATCACCAAGAAGAACAAACTGGAAATGCATGACATGATTCGGGACATGGGGAGGGAAATTGTTCGCAGAGAGTCTCCGCAAAACCCGGGGAAACGCAGCAGATTATTCTCCCTGAATGACATCCTTGCCACACTTCGAAACCACTCT GGTACGGAACAGGTTGAAGGACTTGTGTCTAATTATTATTTGGAGTTGGCTGAGAAATTGGATGCCAAAGCATTTGAAAGGATGAGGCTGTTAAGATTGCTAGAGCTCAACAACCTACATGTTGATGGAGACTTCGGACTCATTTCGAAAGAGCTAAGATGGCTCTGTTGGCATGGATTTCCTTTAGACTTCTTACCAGATGAACTCTACATGGAAAACCTGGTTGTTCTCGACATGCAATATAGCAAGCTTCGATCGACCTGGAAAACTAATTCCAAG GAGATGCCTCGCTTGAGGGTGCTTAATCTTAGCTATTCTCATTTCCTGACCAAGACTCCTGACTTCTCCGGTCTCTCGAAGCTCGAGGAGCTGATTATGGAGGACTGCAAAGAGTTGAAAGAAATAGATAGATCCATAGGTTGTCTCAAGGGACTTCTTTTGATGAATTTGAAAGACTGTGAGAAGCTTAAAAGTATACCGGACAGTATTTGCAAAGTGAGAACGCTACAAATTCTGGACATTCGAGGCTGTTCAAACCTCATGAGGTTACCAGATGACTTTGGTAACTTGGAATCTCTGACAGAACTTCTAGCTGATGGAGCTCCTATAATGCAATCTCCTCTAAGTTTCGCTAACTTGAAGAACCTATCAAAGCTATCTTTATGGGGGTATAGTAGACAGAGATCCAGCTCCATTTCTGCGCTCGTATGGTCGTGGATATCGAGGAGGGAAGCCCCCAAGGAGAATAATTGCCTGATTGCTTCAGTATGTGGACTAAGGTCATTGACCGAACTGAGATTAATAAACTGCAACATATTAGATGATGCTAATCTAGACGGCATTGGGAGCTTACAGAACCTAATACAGTTCGAAATTAGTGGAAGTCATATCCGCTGCCTCCCTGGCTCAATCAGCTCTCTTTCAAATCTCCAAATATTTACGGTGAATTACTGCCCAAAGCTGGAATCACTCCCAGATCTGCCCCAGAAGATAATAGCTGTACGTGCAATTGGCTGTCAATCCTTAGAAAGAATCTCTCTGCCCAATTCTCCAGTTGAAACTGGTATGTGTTTCTGGGATTGTCCCAGACTGGCAGAGATTTCTCACTCCGGAGTGTTGAATCCTTTTTTCCTGCTTAGTTTTAAAGGGTGCAACAAACAGCTGTCAGCCAAGTTGAATGAGCTTATTCTAAAG TCCTGGCGGGGGAGAGAGCTATTTGTATCTGGGAGCAACATTCCCGAGTGGTTTGAGTATCAGAGCACTGGCCCctcaatattttttcaattgccTGCATGTCATAGTTGTAAGCTGAACAGAATCTTTGTCTCATACATTATATGCAACCACCATGCTACCAATTCAATGATTGGTCATTCGAGACTGTTCAACACAACAAGGGGAAAAAGCAAATGGTCGTGCTTAGGTTATTTACCCCCATTTACAAATCATATCAGCATATTTTCCATTTCACCTGAGGAAATCATGGAAGTCTATGAGGGAATTGAGGTGGTGTTGGATGTAGAGCCTCATCCTCATCTAATAACCAGGGCAATCGGGATTCACTTGGAAGTAGAGAAGTGCCCAAGTTGCAGCGGTATCTATATTGATGATGTTGAAGCGGGTCCAAGTCATGGCAACTCTCATGACAAGTACCCTCATGAGACTGAGACCAAGCCCACCACAGAGATAACTGCTGTAGAGCAATGGCTGTTAAGATATTGCCCTGTTTGA
- the LOC116214686 gene encoding disease resistance protein TAO1-like isoform X2 has translation MATEFGDSVSNKRGRDNASCSVFHKKWRHDVSGSYSHKGLTYDVFLSFRGEDTRHLFHCLEEKGVNAFIDNSLLRGEDISSQLIDTIRSSRISVVVLSRNYANSSWCLEELSEIMECRNKSIGQMVLPVFYDVDPSDVRKQTSCYGEAFAKHEAVKDKETVARWRAALTEVASLFGWDLTNYASGRSLVKITKKNKLEMHDMIRDMGREIVRRESPQNPGKRSRLFSLNDILATLRNHSGTEQVEGLVSNYYLELAEKLDAKAFERMRLLRLLELNNLHVDGDFGLISKELRWLCWHGFPLDFLPDELYMENLVVLDMQYSKLRSTWKTNSKEMPRLRVLNLSYSHFLTKTPDFSGLSKLEELIMEDCKELKEIDRSIGCLKGLLLMNLKDCEKLKSIPDSICKVRTLQILDIRGCSNLMRLPDDFGNLESLTELLADGAPIMQSPLSFANLKNLSKLSLWGYSRQRSSSISALVWSWISRREAPKENNCLIASVCGLRSLTELRLINCNILDDANLDGIGSLQNLIQFEISGSHIRCLPGSISSLSNLQIFTVNYCPKLESLPDLPQKIIAVRAIGCQSLERISLPNSPVETGMCFWDCPRLAEISHSGVLNPFFLLSFKGCNKQLSAKLNELILKSWRGRELFVSGSNIPEWFEYQSTGPSIFFQLPACHSCKLNRIFVSYIICNHHATNSMIGHSRLFNTTRGKSKWSCLGYLPPFTNHISIFSISPEEIMEVYEGIEVVLDVEPHPHLITRAIGIHLEVEKCPSCSGIYIDDVEAGPSHGNSHDKYPHETETKPTTEITAVEQWLLRYCPV, from the exons ATGGCTACTGAGTTTGGAGATTCTGTTTCCAATAAACGAGGGAGGGACAATGCATCTTGCTCTGTTTTCCATAAGAAATGGAGGCACGATGTCTCTGGGTCTTATTCTCACAAGGGATTGACGTACGACGTCTTCCTGAGCTTCCGAGGTGAAGACACACGCCACCTCTTCCATTGCTTGGAGGAGAAAGGAGTCAATGCGTTCATAGATAACAGTCTTCTGAGAGGCGAAGACATATCATCACAGCTCATAGACACAATCAGGAGCTCCCGGATCTCGGTAGTGGTCCTCTCGAGAAACTATGCCAACTCAAGTTGGTGTCTTGAAGAACTCTCTGAGATCATGGAGTGTAGGAATAAGTCCATTGGGCAGATGGTCCTGCCTGTGTTTTACGATGTCGATCCTTCGGATGTTCGGAAGCAGACCAGTTGCTATGGAGAAGCATTTGCTAAGCATGAAGCGGTCAAAGATAAGGAGACCGTTGCTCGGTGGAGGGCTGCTCTCACTGAAGTCGCAAGTCTATTCGGCTGGGATCTGACAAACTATGCCAGCGG GAGGAGCCTTGTCAAAATCACCAAGAAGAACAAACTGGAAATGCATGACATGATTCGGGACATGGGGAGGGAAATTGTTCGCAGAGAGTCTCCGCAAAACCCGGGGAAACGCAGCAGATTATTCTCCCTGAATGACATCCTTGCCACACTTCGAAACCACTCT GGTACGGAACAGGTTGAAGGACTTGTGTCTAATTATTATTTGGAGTTGGCTGAGAAATTGGATGCCAAAGCATTTGAAAGGATGAGGCTGTTAAGATTGCTAGAGCTCAACAACCTACATGTTGATGGAGACTTCGGACTCATTTCGAAAGAGCTAAGATGGCTCTGTTGGCATGGATTTCCTTTAGACTTCTTACCAGATGAACTCTACATGGAAAACCTGGTTGTTCTCGACATGCAATATAGCAAGCTTCGATCGACCTGGAAAACTAATTCCAAG GAGATGCCTCGCTTGAGGGTGCTTAATCTTAGCTATTCTCATTTCCTGACCAAGACTCCTGACTTCTCCGGTCTCTCGAAGCTCGAGGAGCTGATTATGGAGGACTGCAAAGAGTTGAAAGAAATAGATAGATCCATAGGTTGTCTCAAGGGACTTCTTTTGATGAATTTGAAAGACTGTGAGAAGCTTAAAAGTATACCGGACAGTATTTGCAAAGTGAGAACGCTACAAATTCTGGACATTCGAGGCTGTTCAAACCTCATGAGGTTACCAGATGACTTTGGTAACTTGGAATCTCTGACAGAACTTCTAGCTGATGGAGCTCCTATAATGCAATCTCCTCTAAGTTTCGCTAACTTGAAGAACCTATCAAAGCTATCTTTATGGGGGTATAGTAGACAGAGATCCAGCTCCATTTCTGCGCTCGTATGGTCGTGGATATCGAGGAGGGAAGCCCCCAAGGAGAATAATTGCCTGATTGCTTCAGTATGTGGACTAAGGTCATTGACCGAACTGAGATTAATAAACTGCAACATATTAGATGATGCTAATCTAGACGGCATTGGGAGCTTACAGAACCTAATACAGTTCGAAATTAGTGGAAGTCATATCCGCTGCCTCCCTGGCTCAATCAGCTCTCTTTCAAATCTCCAAATATTTACGGTGAATTACTGCCCAAAGCTGGAATCACTCCCAGATCTGCCCCAGAAGATAATAGCTGTACGTGCAATTGGCTGTCAATCCTTAGAAAGAATCTCTCTGCCCAATTCTCCAGTTGAAACTGGTATGTGTTTCTGGGATTGTCCCAGACTGGCAGAGATTTCTCACTCCGGAGTGTTGAATCCTTTTTTCCTGCTTAGTTTTAAAGGGTGCAACAAACAGCTGTCAGCCAAGTTGAATGAGCTTATTCTAAAG TCCTGGCGGGGGAGAGAGCTATTTGTATCTGGGAGCAACATTCCCGAGTGGTTTGAGTATCAGAGCACTGGCCCctcaatattttttcaattgccTGCATGTCATAGTTGTAAGCTGAACAGAATCTTTGTCTCATACATTATATGCAACCACCATGCTACCAATTCAATGATTGGTCATTCGAGACTGTTCAACACAACAAGGGGAAAAAGCAAATGGTCGTGCTTAGGTTATTTACCCCCATTTACAAATCATATCAGCATATTTTCCATTTCACCTGAGGAAATCATGGAAGTCTATGAGGGAATTGAGGTGGTGTTGGATGTAGAGCCTCATCCTCATCTAATAACCAGGGCAATCGGGATTCACTTGGAAGTAGAGAAGTGCCCAAGTTGCAGCGGTATCTATATTGATGATGTTGAAGCGGGTCCAAGTCATGGCAACTCTCATGACAAGTACCCTCATGAGACTGAGACCAAGCCCACCACAGAGATAACTGCTGTAGAGCAATGGCTGTTAAGATATTGCCCTGTTTGA
- the LOC116212988 gene encoding uncharacterized protein LOC116212988 isoform X4 → MAFRGLLQGARSLHRAPQLQGSPYLLGNSRSYSRVISSGCIFSLSHEDQNAPLLPRGSAMTLHSTKVTSWIWISDNCTLNLRDSVRSLATQVKPSAQARQRGAQISLFSPGFVYAPYTPREPIPFWKRWFTRSGWRRTKDDVILELKSAYAIAKLRRTGYTKQQFYLEAIDLYKKTLKNDIKQRTSMWSTVYWEMVEPAVKIRTLRARLIGVDKNDVNKVFVQLTLEFLTKQRFEAYDSNGKVVAGDKNKEILVRDIWVFEKSLFHTGAHWRLCGKIVL, encoded by the exons ATGGCTTTTCGAGGACTGCTGCAGGGAGCTCGAAGTCTTCACCGGGCGCCTCAGCTTCAAGGATCTCCATACCT GCTTGGAAACTCAAGAAGCTACTCAAGAGTGATCTCTAGTG GATGCATCTTTTCTTTGTCACATGAAGACCAAAATGCCCCTCTCCTACCTCGTGGAAGTGCAATGACTCTTCATTCCACGAAGGTAACTTCTTGGATATGGATCTCCG ACAACTGCACTCTCAATTTACGTGATTCTGTGAGATCATTGGCAACTCAAGTAAAACCTTCAGCCCAAGCTCGCCAGAGG GGGGCTCAAATTTCATTGTTTAGTCCTGGGTTTGTTTATGCACCATATACTCCTCGTGAACCAATCCCGTTTTGGAAGAG ATGGTTCACACGAAGTGGTTGGCGAAGAACCAAAGATGATGTCATCCTAGAG CTTAAAAGTGCTTATGCCATCGCTAAGCTGAGAAGAACTGGATACACGAAACAGCAGTTCTACCTGGAGGCCATTGATTTATATAAGAAG ACGctaaaaaatgatattaaGCAGAGAACATCTATGTGGAGCACGGTTTACTGGGAAATGGTTGAACCTGCTGTGAAGATACGAACTTTACGAGCTAGGCTT ATTGGAGTGGACAAAAATGACGTCAACAAAGTGTTTGTTCAACTAACGCTCGAGTTCTTAACTAAGCAG AGATTTGAGGCTTATGATTCAAATGGCAAAGTAGTCGCTGGTGATAAAAATAAGGAG ATCCTTGTCCGGGACATCTGGGTATTTGAGAAATCTCTCTTTCACACTGGAGCACACTGGCGACTCTGCGGGAAGATCGTGCTATGA
- the LOC116212988 gene encoding uncharacterized protein LOC116212988 isoform X3 — protein sequence MAFRGLLQGARSLHRAPQLQGSPYLLGNSRSYSRVISSGCIFSLSHEDQNAPLLPRGSAMTLHSTKVTSWIWISDNCTLNLRDSVRSLATQVKPSAQARQRGAQISLFSPGFVYAPYTPREPIPFWKRWFTRSGWRRTKDDVILELKSAYAIAKLRRTGYTKQQFYLEAIDLYKKTLKNDIKQRTSMWSTVYWEMVEPAVKIRTLRARLHHLLRQIGVDKNDVNKVFVQLTLEFLTKQRFEAYDSNGKVVAGDKNKEILVRDIWVFEKSLFHTGAHWRLCGKIVL from the exons ATGGCTTTTCGAGGACTGCTGCAGGGAGCTCGAAGTCTTCACCGGGCGCCTCAGCTTCAAGGATCTCCATACCT GCTTGGAAACTCAAGAAGCTACTCAAGAGTGATCTCTAGTG GATGCATCTTTTCTTTGTCACATGAAGACCAAAATGCCCCTCTCCTACCTCGTGGAAGTGCAATGACTCTTCATTCCACGAAGGTAACTTCTTGGATATGGATCTCCG ACAACTGCACTCTCAATTTACGTGATTCTGTGAGATCATTGGCAACTCAAGTAAAACCTTCAGCCCAAGCTCGCCAGAGG GGGGCTCAAATTTCATTGTTTAGTCCTGGGTTTGTTTATGCACCATATACTCCTCGTGAACCAATCCCGTTTTGGAAGAG ATGGTTCACACGAAGTGGTTGGCGAAGAACCAAAGATGATGTCATCCTAGAG CTTAAAAGTGCTTATGCCATCGCTAAGCTGAGAAGAACTGGATACACGAAACAGCAGTTCTACCTGGAGGCCATTGATTTATATAAGAAG ACGctaaaaaatgatattaaGCAGAGAACATCTATGTGGAGCACGGTTTACTGGGAAATGGTTGAACCTGCTGTGAAGATACGAACTTTACGAGCTAGGCTT CACCATCTTCTGAGACAGATTGGAGTGGACAAAAATGACGTCAACAAAGTGTTTGTTCAACTAACGCTCGAGTTCTTAACTAAGCAG AGATTTGAGGCTTATGATTCAAATGGCAAAGTAGTCGCTGGTGATAAAAATAAGGAG ATCCTTGTCCGGGACATCTGGGTATTTGAGAAATCTCTCTTTCACACTGGAGCACACTGGCGACTCTGCGGGAAGATCGTGCTATGA
- the LOC116212988 gene encoding 39S ribosomal protein L45, mitochondrial-like isoform X2 codes for MAFRGLLQGARSLHRAPQLQGSPYLLGNSRSYSRVISSGCIFSLSHEDQNAPLLPRGSAMTLHSTKVTSWIWISDNCTLNLRDSVRSLATQVKPSAQARQRGAQISLFSPGFVYAPYTPREPIPFWKRWFTRSGWRRTKDDVILELKSAYAIAKLRRTGYTKQQFYLEAIDLYKKINFLVAHGDKKSLRKLVTEKMYSTLKNDIKQRTSMWSTVYWEMVEPAVKIRTLRARLIGVDKNDVNKVFVQLTLEFLTKQRFEAYDSNGKVVAGDKNKEILVRDIWVFEKSLFHTGAHWRLCGKIVL; via the exons ATGGCTTTTCGAGGACTGCTGCAGGGAGCTCGAAGTCTTCACCGGGCGCCTCAGCTTCAAGGATCTCCATACCT GCTTGGAAACTCAAGAAGCTACTCAAGAGTGATCTCTAGTG GATGCATCTTTTCTTTGTCACATGAAGACCAAAATGCCCCTCTCCTACCTCGTGGAAGTGCAATGACTCTTCATTCCACGAAGGTAACTTCTTGGATATGGATCTCCG ACAACTGCACTCTCAATTTACGTGATTCTGTGAGATCATTGGCAACTCAAGTAAAACCTTCAGCCCAAGCTCGCCAGAGG GGGGCTCAAATTTCATTGTTTAGTCCTGGGTTTGTTTATGCACCATATACTCCTCGTGAACCAATCCCGTTTTGGAAGAG ATGGTTCACACGAAGTGGTTGGCGAAGAACCAAAGATGATGTCATCCTAGAG CTTAAAAGTGCTTATGCCATCGCTAAGCTGAGAAGAACTGGATACACGAAACAGCAGTTCTACCTGGAGGCCATTGATTTATATAAGAAG ATAAACTTTCTGGTGGCTCATGGTGACAAAAAATCGCTGCGGAAGCTTGTTACAGAGAAAATGTACTCC ACGctaaaaaatgatattaaGCAGAGAACATCTATGTGGAGCACGGTTTACTGGGAAATGGTTGAACCTGCTGTGAAGATACGAACTTTACGAGCTAGGCTT ATTGGAGTGGACAAAAATGACGTCAACAAAGTGTTTGTTCAACTAACGCTCGAGTTCTTAACTAAGCAG AGATTTGAGGCTTATGATTCAAATGGCAAAGTAGTCGCTGGTGATAAAAATAAGGAG ATCCTTGTCCGGGACATCTGGGTATTTGAGAAATCTCTCTTTCACACTGGAGCACACTGGCGACTCTGCGGGAAGATCGTGCTATGA
- the LOC116212988 gene encoding 39S ribosomal protein L45, mitochondrial-like isoform X1, with protein MAFRGLLQGARSLHRAPQLQGSPYLLGNSRSYSRVISSGCIFSLSHEDQNAPLLPRGSAMTLHSTKVTSWIWISDNCTLNLRDSVRSLATQVKPSAQARQRGAQISLFSPGFVYAPYTPREPIPFWKRWFTRSGWRRTKDDVILELKSAYAIAKLRRTGYTKQQFYLEAIDLYKKINFLVAHGDKKSLRKLVTEKMYSTLKNDIKQRTSMWSTVYWEMVEPAVKIRTLRARLHHLLRQIGVDKNDVNKVFVQLTLEFLTKQRFEAYDSNGKVVAGDKNKEILVRDIWVFEKSLFHTGAHWRLCGKIVL; from the exons ATGGCTTTTCGAGGACTGCTGCAGGGAGCTCGAAGTCTTCACCGGGCGCCTCAGCTTCAAGGATCTCCATACCT GCTTGGAAACTCAAGAAGCTACTCAAGAGTGATCTCTAGTG GATGCATCTTTTCTTTGTCACATGAAGACCAAAATGCCCCTCTCCTACCTCGTGGAAGTGCAATGACTCTTCATTCCACGAAGGTAACTTCTTGGATATGGATCTCCG ACAACTGCACTCTCAATTTACGTGATTCTGTGAGATCATTGGCAACTCAAGTAAAACCTTCAGCCCAAGCTCGCCAGAGG GGGGCTCAAATTTCATTGTTTAGTCCTGGGTTTGTTTATGCACCATATACTCCTCGTGAACCAATCCCGTTTTGGAAGAG ATGGTTCACACGAAGTGGTTGGCGAAGAACCAAAGATGATGTCATCCTAGAG CTTAAAAGTGCTTATGCCATCGCTAAGCTGAGAAGAACTGGATACACGAAACAGCAGTTCTACCTGGAGGCCATTGATTTATATAAGAAG ATAAACTTTCTGGTGGCTCATGGTGACAAAAAATCGCTGCGGAAGCTTGTTACAGAGAAAATGTACTCC ACGctaaaaaatgatattaaGCAGAGAACATCTATGTGGAGCACGGTTTACTGGGAAATGGTTGAACCTGCTGTGAAGATACGAACTTTACGAGCTAGGCTT CACCATCTTCTGAGACAGATTGGAGTGGACAAAAATGACGTCAACAAAGTGTTTGTTCAACTAACGCTCGAGTTCTTAACTAAGCAG AGATTTGAGGCTTATGATTCAAATGGCAAAGTAGTCGCTGGTGATAAAAATAAGGAG ATCCTTGTCCGGGACATCTGGGTATTTGAGAAATCTCTCTTTCACACTGGAGCACACTGGCGACTCTGCGGGAAGATCGTGCTATGA
- the LOC116212988 gene encoding 39S ribosomal protein L45, mitochondrial-like isoform X5, translating to MTLHSTKVTSWIWISDNCTLNLRDSVRSLATQVKPSAQARQRGAQISLFSPGFVYAPYTPREPIPFWKRWFTRSGWRRTKDDVILELKSAYAIAKLRRTGYTKQQFYLEAIDLYKKINFLVAHGDKKSLRKLVTEKMYSTLKNDIKQRTSMWSTVYWEMVEPAVKIRTLRARLHHLLRQIGVDKNDVNKVFVQLTLEFLTKQRFEAYDSNGKVVAGDKNKEILVRDIWVFEKSLFHTGAHWRLCGKIVL from the exons ATGACTCTTCATTCCACGAAGGTAACTTCTTGGATATGGATCTCCG ACAACTGCACTCTCAATTTACGTGATTCTGTGAGATCATTGGCAACTCAAGTAAAACCTTCAGCCCAAGCTCGCCAGAGG GGGGCTCAAATTTCATTGTTTAGTCCTGGGTTTGTTTATGCACCATATACTCCTCGTGAACCAATCCCGTTTTGGAAGAG ATGGTTCACACGAAGTGGTTGGCGAAGAACCAAAGATGATGTCATCCTAGAG CTTAAAAGTGCTTATGCCATCGCTAAGCTGAGAAGAACTGGATACACGAAACAGCAGTTCTACCTGGAGGCCATTGATTTATATAAGAAG ATAAACTTTCTGGTGGCTCATGGTGACAAAAAATCGCTGCGGAAGCTTGTTACAGAGAAAATGTACTCC ACGctaaaaaatgatattaaGCAGAGAACATCTATGTGGAGCACGGTTTACTGGGAAATGGTTGAACCTGCTGTGAAGATACGAACTTTACGAGCTAGGCTT CACCATCTTCTGAGACAGATTGGAGTGGACAAAAATGACGTCAACAAAGTGTTTGTTCAACTAACGCTCGAGTTCTTAACTAAGCAG AGATTTGAGGCTTATGATTCAAATGGCAAAGTAGTCGCTGGTGATAAAAATAAGGAG ATCCTTGTCCGGGACATCTGGGTATTTGAGAAATCTCTCTTTCACACTGGAGCACACTGGCGACTCTGCGGGAAGATCGTGCTATGA